In a genomic window of Candidatus Omnitrophota bacterium:
- the pnp gene encoding polyribonucleotide nucleotidyltransferase, with the protein MQSKSLKIKFGKNDLILETGKIAKQANGSVTVTYGATVILVTACMSGEIREGQDFFPLTVEYQEKTYAAGRIPGGFFKREGRPSENEILGSRLIDRPIRPLFPEGFLNEVQVMAIVLSSDGENDPNVLALIGASAALSISDIPFKGPLASCRVARINNELVLNPTYAEIESADLEVVVAANSTGVVMLESKAKEVSEEAYLEAVKFGMDSLKPILNMQEEFTRLYGQTKAKVELKLIDPALMQKIESLSQNKLADVYKLSKKEEREEKVALLAKELELQLISEGFLSLDIRKGLEEVEKRQVRKTITEENVRIDGRSFKEIRPISCEVSILPRTHGSSLFTRGQTQSLAVTTLGTGEDEQLIEALDGERKKSFMLHYNFPSFSVGETRPVRSPGRREIGHGALAEKALLAVMPSKEKFPYTIRVVSEILESNGSSSMASVCAATLSLMDAGVPIKEAVGGVALGLVKEGNKAIILTDIAGLEDHFGDMDFKVAGTRSGVTAVQLDLKIDGISLDLLKECLAQSKEGRLFILDKMGAALTAPREELSSFAPRIDVLKINTEKIGELIGPGGKTIKAIIAATGASIDIKDDGTVLVGSIDAAKSDAAIKMIKAITNDVEVGKIYFGKVKRIMQFGAFVEIAPRKEGLVHVSELSATFVKKIDDVVKVGDEFKVKVIGIDELGRINLSKKQAETEQPSS; encoded by the coding sequence ATGCAAAGTAAAAGTTTAAAAATTAAATTTGGCAAAAACGATCTTATTTTAGAAACGGGTAAAATTGCTAAGCAAGCTAATGGTTCGGTCACCGTTACCTACGGGGCAACCGTGATCCTGGTTACCGCCTGCATGTCTGGTGAAATCCGGGAAGGCCAGGATTTTTTCCCTTTGACCGTTGAGTATCAGGAGAAAACTTACGCCGCCGGAAGGATCCCCGGGGGATTTTTTAAGCGCGAGGGCAGGCCTTCGGAAAATGAGATTTTAGGTTCCCGTTTAATCGACCGGCCCATACGCCCGTTATTCCCCGAAGGATTTTTAAATGAAGTCCAGGTGATGGCGATTGTCCTTTCAAGCGACGGAGAGAATGATCCGAATGTTTTGGCGTTAATCGGAGCAAGCGCGGCTTTGTCCATTTCGGATATTCCTTTTAAAGGCCCTTTAGCCAGCTGCCGGGTTGCCCGGATCAACAATGAATTGGTTTTAAACCCTACCTACGCTGAAATTGAGAGCGCGGATTTAGAAGTAGTCGTGGCTGCTAATAGTACCGGCGTAGTGATGCTTGAATCAAAAGCTAAAGAAGTTTCCGAAGAAGCATATCTTGAGGCGGTAAAATTCGGGATGGACAGTTTAAAGCCCATCTTAAATATGCAGGAAGAATTCACCCGCCTTTATGGACAGACTAAAGCTAAAGTTGAACTTAAATTAATTGATCCTGCTTTAATGCAGAAGATTGAATCGCTTTCTCAGAATAAATTAGCCGATGTTTATAAGCTAAGCAAGAAGGAAGAGCGCGAGGAAAAAGTAGCTTTACTGGCTAAAGAGCTGGAATTGCAATTGATCAGCGAAGGATTTTTAAGTCTGGATATCCGTAAGGGCCTGGAGGAAGTAGAGAAGCGGCAGGTGCGCAAAACGATTACTGAAGAGAATGTCCGTATTGACGGCAGGTCTTTTAAAGAGATCCGCCCGATTTCTTGTGAAGTTTCGATTCTTCCGCGCACCCATGGCTCAAGCCTGTTTACCCGCGGACAAACTCAGAGTTTGGCTGTAACCACATTAGGCACCGGTGAAGATGAGCAGCTGATTGAGGCCTTAGACGGAGAGAGGAAGAAATCTTTTATGTTGCATTATAATTTTCCTTCTTTTAGCGTGGGAGAAACCAGGCCGGTGCGCAGCCCTGGCAGGCGTGAAATCGGCCACGGCGCTCTAGCCGAGAAAGCATTACTGGCGGTAATGCCTTCAAAAGAAAAATTCCCTTATACTATCAGAGTAGTTTCTGAAATTTTAGAATCTAATGGCTCCAGTTCCATGGCTTCGGTGTGCGCTGCGACCTTATCATTAATGGATGCCGGTGTTCCGATTAAAGAAGCTGTGGGCGGGGTTGCTTTAGGGTTGGTTAAAGAAGGCAATAAAGCGATAATTTTAACCGATATCGCCGGACTTGAGGATCATTTCGGAGATATGGATTTTAAAGTTGCCGGAACGCGCTCCGGAGTTACCGCGGTGCAGCTGGATCTTAAAATTGACGGGATATCTCTAGATTTGCTTAAGGAATGCCTGGCGCAATCCAAAGAAGGAAGGTTATTTATTCTGGATAAGATGGGTGCGGCATTAACCGCTCCCAGGGAAGAGCTTTCCAGCTTTGCCCCGCGCATCGATGTTTTAAAAATTAATACTGAGAAAATCGGAGAACTGATCGGCCCGGGAGGCAAGACAATTAAGGCAATAATCGCGGCAACCGGAGCCAGTATCGATATTAAAGATGACGGTACGGTTTTAGTCGGTTCAATCGACGCGGCCAAATCCGACGCGGCGATTAAAATGATCAAAGCAATTACCAATGACGTTGAGGTAGGCAAGATTTATTTTGGCAAGGTAAAGAGGATTATGCAATTTGGCGCCTTTGTCGAGATCGCCCCGCGTAAAGAGGGGCTGGTGCATGTTTCCGAATTATCCGCTACATTCGTCAAGAAAATCGATGATGTGGTTAAGGTCGGCGATGAATTTAAAGTTAAGGTTATCGGTATCGATGAGTTAGGCAGAATTAACTTAAGCAAAAAACAAGCGGAAACCGAGCAACCAAGCAGTTAA
- the rpsO gene encoding 30S ribosomal protein S15, with translation MVLVKEQKEKLINDFKVHSRDTGSAEVQIAILTERINDLGEHFKTHKNDLHSRRGLLLLVSRRRRLLKYLKDKDMKKYEEILGKLKLRK, from the coding sequence TTGGTTTTGGTAAAGGAACAAAAAGAAAAATTGATCAATGACTTTAAGGTGCATTCCAGGGACACCGGCTCTGCCGAAGTCCAGATAGCTATCTTAACCGAGAGAATCAATGATTTAGGGGAGCACTTTAAAACACATAAGAATGATCTCCATTCTCGCCGCGGCCTTCTTCTATTGGTAAGCAGGCGCCGCAGACTCCTCAAGTACCTCAAGGACAAGGATATGAAGAAGTACGAAGAGATCCTGGGAAAACTTAAGCTTAGAAAGTAA
- a CDS encoding peptide chain release factor-like protein codes for MLPEASKTMSLEERMAQLGVREDDIVEKFIRSSGPGGQNVNKTSTCVYLKHLPTGLEVKCQRQRSQLLNRSLARHILLSKIAQRMRQDSLQKQSLKAQIMRGNRKKPKGLKIKILENKRRHSEKKSTRRKIREIEVA; via the coding sequence ATGCTGCCTGAAGCAAGTAAGACAATGAGCCTGGAAGAAAGAATGGCGCAACTGGGCGTGCGTGAAGATGACATTGTCGAAAAATTTATCCGTTCCAGCGGCCCCGGCGGACAGAACGTCAATAAGACATCTACTTGCGTGTATTTGAAACATTTACCTACGGGATTAGAAGTAAAATGCCAGCGCCAGCGTTCGCAGTTATTAAATCGTTCTCTGGCCAGGCACATCCTTTTAAGCAAGATTGCCCAGAGGATGCGGCAGGATAGTTTACAGAAGCAGTCGCTGAAGGCCCAAATCATGCGAGGCAACCGCAAAAAGCCAAAGGGCCTGAAAATAAAAATCCTGGAGAACAAGCGCCGGCATTCGGAAAAAAAGTCCACGCGCAGAAAAATCCGTGAAATTGAGGTTGCATAA
- a CDS encoding DUF748 domain-containing protein, which produces MKTKFKVIIWVFAVLLVIFLVASILTAVYAPRIVEQQIEQNLKVKTSLRKISLSPPFTITLEGLEIGDFASIKKVALSPNLIGLLFGKIVIHGLNVVEPVINLVQSADGKLNLPVLEQKGKPPAVYLTSLRVQNGKVIFTDRKVIPEGFQVVVDKLNVKVAKVALPVTSLATNFKISAELVNSQGKAFGNIVFGGWLDYLAKGMDAKLEVKDLDVVNLSPYYGNFISSKKLAQAMLDLNSAFKAKNNALEIITNFNLSKMVYEKTEEQQLPELNLVQDALDFFTDADGNLKLEFKIDTTLDNPALSQEKIRKIILKAAAKNLSRQSPEQLVDKVTNAINKYKDLGKELKSIFGK; this is translated from the coding sequence ATGAAAACAAAATTTAAAGTTATAATTTGGGTTTTTGCGGTTTTATTGGTAATTTTTCTGGTGGCCAGTATTTTGACCGCAGTTTATGCGCCGCGGATTGTCGAGCAGCAGATTGAGCAGAATTTAAAAGTTAAAACCAGCCTGAGAAAAATAAGTTTAAGCCCGCCATTTACCATTACCCTTGAGGGATTAGAGATTGGTGATTTTGCCAGTATTAAAAAGGTAGCGTTATCGCCCAATCTAATCGGGCTATTATTCGGTAAGATAGTTATCCACGGTTTAAATGTTGTTGAGCCGGTGATTAATCTTGTGCAGTCAGCGGATGGAAAATTGAATCTACCGGTTCTAGAGCAGAAAGGGAAGCCTCCGGCGGTTTATCTAACCAGCTTAAGAGTGCAGAACGGAAAAGTAATTTTTACGGACAGAAAAGTTATTCCCGAAGGTTTTCAGGTAGTCGTAGATAAATTAAATGTCAAAGTGGCTAAAGTCGCTTTGCCGGTTACTTCGCTGGCGACAAATTTTAAAATAAGCGCCGAACTGGTTAATAGCCAGGGCAAGGCTTTTGGTAATATTGTATTTGGCGGCTGGCTGGATTATCTGGCCAAAGGTATGGATGCCAAATTAGAGGTTAAGGATTTGGATGTTGTTAATCTTTCTCCTTACTACGGTAATTTCATATCCAGCAAAAAGCTGGCTCAAGCCATGCTTGACCTAAACTCCGCCTTTAAGGCTAAAAACAATGCTTTAGAAATTATTACGAATTTTAATCTTTCCAAGATGGTTTATGAAAAAACTGAAGAGCAGCAGCTGCCGGAGCTGAATTTGGTGCAAGACGCTTTGGACTTTTTCACTGATGCTGACGGCAATTTAAAATTGGAGTTTAAGATCGATACCACGCTGGATAATCCGGCCTTAAGCCAGGAAAAGATCAGAAAAATAATTTTAAAAGCAGCAGCGAAAAACTTGTCCAGGCAGTCCCCGGAGCAGTTGGTGGATAAAGTAACCAACGCCATCAATAAGTATAAAGATTTAGGCAAGGAACTAAAAAGCATTTTTGGAAAATAA
- a CDS encoding lysophospholipid acyltransferase family protein yields MKTIISIWIWIGSILITILLFFVVLVLTILLFPFDKNKKITHAQCFWWSDAVIGLNPFWSVKVKGLENIDPKKTYVIIANHQSMADIAVLYQLKAQFKWVAKASLFNVPFIGWCLSLIKHIRLTRGDFASIKEIYHQASAWLQKDMSVLFFPEGTRSTNDRMGEFQNGAFKLAIKERKPILPVCIKGTQEAIPKGSWIFNTKVTGVVTVLPEIATDGFGPGDFASLRDTVRFKIQEALEE; encoded by the coding sequence ATGAAGACGATTATTTCGATTTGGATCTGGATTGGCAGTATTCTAATAACCATTCTGCTGTTTTTTGTGGTCTTAGTTCTAACCATTCTGCTTTTCCCGTTTGATAAAAATAAGAAGATAACTCACGCGCAGTGTTTCTGGTGGTCGGATGCGGTAATCGGCTTAAATCCTTTTTGGAGCGTAAAAGTCAAAGGCCTGGAGAATATCGACCCTAAAAAAACCTACGTAATCATTGCTAACCATCAGAGTATGGCGGATATCGCGGTGCTCTACCAGCTCAAGGCGCAATTTAAATGGGTGGCTAAAGCAAGTTTATTCAATGTTCCTTTTATCGGCTGGTGCCTAAGCTTGATTAAACACATCAGGCTTACCCGCGGTGACTTTGCCAGTATCAAAGAGATTTATCATCAGGCAAGCGCCTGGCTGCAAAAAGATATGTCGGTTTTATTTTTTCCGGAAGGCACCCGCAGCACCAATGATCGGATGGGTGAATTTCAGAACGGGGCGTTTAAGCTGGCAATTAAGGAAAGAAAGCCGATTCTTCCGGTTTGCATCAAGGGGACGCAGGAAGCAATCCCTAAGGGCAGTTGGATTTTTAATACTAAAGTAACAGGCGTAGTTACTGTTTTACCTGAGATTGCAACAGACGGGTTTGGCCCCGGAGATTTTGCTTCGCTTAGAGATACTGTCCGCTTTAAGATCCAGGAAGCGCTGGAGGAATGA